From the genome of Argentina anserina chromosome 4, drPotAnse1.1, whole genome shotgun sequence, one region includes:
- the LOC126792691 gene encoding stemmadenine O-acetyltransferase-like — protein sequence MKVEVIKKDYIKPSSPTPNHLRKHELSFLDQVAPPIFMPMLLFYPATNYGCDHNDTTLTASRVKQSLSGTLTQFYPLAGRIIDNAFVDCNDEGTPFVEARVKCQLSDVVSQPDPNQLNKLLPCELECVVDFLLAVQTNIFDCGGMAIGVCISHKVADALSLVMFLNSWASISRGDILNYTAPTFDLATFFPPRSISGFKPGTGIARDKITTKRFVFSASTVASLRNKYTTSATDRRPTRVEALSAFVWSRFLASTQGKPNPDIVYKVLHAVNLRTRMEPGLPEHHFGNVSRFATATTSFEEGEEQCYSFVGQMRDAIKTVDGEYMRKILDGTAHVNYLKQRAEEFLKGEVVSFSFTSLCRFPLYETDFGWGKPIWVGSASLTFKNLVCFMDSGSSGGIEAWVNLKEEDMAKFQDDEQLRALTYPARDAKV from the coding sequence ATGAAGGTTGAAGTGATTAAAAAGGACTACATCAAGCCTTCTTCTCCAACCCCAAACCACCTTCGCAAACATGagctttcatttctcgatcaAGTTGCCCCTCCAATTTTCATGCCGATGCTTCTATTCTACCCTGCTACTAATTATGGTTGCGATCATAATGATACAACCTTGACCGCTAGCCGGGTTAAGCAATCCCTCTCCGGTACCTTAACGCAGTTCTATCCGCTAGCGGGGCGGATCATCGACAACGCCTTTGTCGACTGCAACGACGAAGGTACTCCTTTCGTTGAAGCACGAGTCAAGTGCCAACTTTCCGACGTTGTATCCCAACCGGACCCAAACCAACTCAACAAGCTACTCCCTTGTGAGTTGGAATGTGTTGTCGATTTTCTTCTTGCAGTACAAACCAACATATTTGACTGTGGCGGCATGGCTATCGGGGTTTGCATTTCCCACAAAGTCGCCGACGCGTTGTCACTGGTCATGTTTCTCAACTCATGGGCATCCATTTCCCGAGGCGATATCTTGAACTACACAGCTCCCACTTTTGATTTGGCTACATTCTTCCCGCCGAGATCCATATCAGGGTTCAAACCAGGGACTGGAATTGCAAGAGACAAAATCACTACTAAACGATTCGTTTTCAGTGCCTCCACCGTCGCTTCTCTCCGAAATAAATACACGACGTCTGCAACTGACAGACGGCCAACTCGTGTCGAGGCTCTGTCAGCTTTTGTATGGAGCCGTTTCTTGGCTTCCACGCAAGGAAAGCCCAACCCGGACATAGTTTACAAAGTTCTCCATGCCGTCAACCTACGAACCAGAATGGAGCCAGGGCTTCCGGAGCATCATTTCGGCAACGTGAGCCGGTTTGCGACGGCGACAACGTCGTTTGAGGAGGGAGAGGAGCAGTGTTATAGTTTTGTGGGACAAATGAGAGATGCCATAAAGACCGTCGACGGGGAGTACATGAGGAAGATTCTAGATGGCACGGCGCACGTTAATTATTTGAAGCAGAGAGCGGAGGAGTTTCTCAAAGGAGAAGTGGTGTCGTTTAGCTTTACCAGTCTGTGTAGGTTTCCATTGTACGAGACTGATTTCGGGTGGGGGAAGCCCATATGGGTCGGGTCTGCTAGCCTCACGTTCAAGAATCTGGTATGTTTCATGGATTCTGGGTCTAGTGGTGGGATCGAAGCTTGGGTTAATTTGAAGGAAGAAGACATGGCTAAGTTCCAAGACGATGAGCAGTTGCGCGCGCTCACTTATCCCGCGAGAGATGCTAAAGTTTAG
- the LOC126792690 gene encoding stemmadenine O-acetyltransferase-like has product MKFQVEVLSTKTIKPSSPTPDHLRHHKLSYLDQIQPPIFMPMVLFYPKENDHNDLDLISIHEQRCSKIKKALSDTLVKFYPLAGRVHGTQYVDCNDEGAYYVEAKTDCRLSDIIENPNPKDFNEFLPCELDAAHELPVCFQVTLFSCGGMSIAMGMSHKIGDALSYFTFLNGLAAEARGEGNDICPPEFVSDKYFPQKDLSGFYQHRSGIIKQNISTKRFVFDGPMVQAIRAKCVDMPRRPTRVEALSAFIWSRYIASCTNIQQEGVTKDAMYTVSHAVNLRTRMEPPLPEHTFGNVTRTAIAVPPVPVDPKNGTLHGVVNHVREAIKQVDKEYIRKLQEGDAHLSFLKSRTEEVKRGEVVSFSFTSLCRFPIYDADFGWGKPVYVGSASFTFKNLVSFFDTTVGDGVEAWINLLEEDMVKFDADEELLKYVSLAPCSKNAKVSRNY; this is encoded by the coding sequence ATGAAGTTTCAAGTGGAGGTTCTCTCAACAAAGACAATCAAACCCTCATCGCCAACCCCTGACCACCTTCGCCATCATAAGCTCTCCTACCTCGACCAAATCCAGCCCCCAATTTTCATGCCCATGGTCCTCTTCTACCCGAAAGAGAACGACCACAACGACCTGGACCTCATTTCCATCCATGAACAGCGTTGCAGCAAAATCAAGAAGGCCTTATCCGACACCTTAGTCAAGTTCTACCCGCTAGCTGGAAGAGTTCACGGAACACAATACGTCGATTGCAACGACGAAGGAGCCTACTATGTCGAAGCCAAGACCGACTGCAGACTGTCGGATATCATCGAGAACCCAAACCCTAAGGACTTCAACGAGTTCCTCCCTTGCGAGCTCGACGCAGCTCATGAACTTCCTGTGTGCTTCCAGGTCACCTTGTTCTCCTGCGGAGGCATGAGCATCGCCATGGGGATGTCCCACAAGATCGGAGATGCTCTCTCCTACTTCacttttctgaacggcttggCTGCTGAGGCTCGCGGGGAGGGCAATGATATTTGCCCTCCGGAGTTCGTCTCAGACAAGTACTTCCCCCAGAAGGACTTGTCCGGATTCTACCAACACCGAAGCGGGATCATAAAGCAAAACATCTCAACAAAACGCTTCGTGTTTGACGGTCCGATGGTTCAGGCCATCCGAGCCAAATGCGTCGACATGCCCAGACGCCCTACTCGTGTTGAAGCCCTTTCTGCCTTCATATGGAGCCGCTACATAGCATCATGCACCAACATTCAACAAGAGGGCGTCACCAAAGACGCCATGTACACTGTTTCTCACGCTGTCAACCTCCGCACAAGAATGGAGCCTCCACTTCCGGAGCACACATTCGGAAATGTGACTCGGACCGCCATTGCGGTGCCGCCCGTACCCGTTGACCCAAAAAACGGGACGCTTCATGGGGTGGTTAATCACGTGAGGGAGGCCATCAAGCAAGTCGACAAAGAATACATAAGGAAACTGCAAGAGGGTGACGCACACTTGAGCTTCTTGAAGAGTCGTACTGAAGAGGTCAAACGCGGAGAGGTGGTGTCGTTTAGCTTCACCAGTCTGTGTAGGTTTCCAATTTACGATGCTGATTTCGGGTGGGGGAAGCCTGTTTATGTTGGTTCTGCTAGCTTTACGTTCAAGAACTTGGTTAGTTTCTTTGACACTACCGTAGGGGACGGCGTTGAGGCGTGGATCAATCTGTTGGAGGAAGACATGGTAAAATTCGATGCAGACGAGGAGCTCCTCAAGTATGTTTCACTGGCCCCGTGTTCCAAGAATGCTAAGGTCTCGAGAAATTACTAA